The sequence TAATAAAAATTACCTTTTTAATGAACATTGGCTATTTTACCTCTTCAGGAGCAACCGAGTTCAACCTTGGTGGTCAGTGCTGTGTTGTGGTTGGTTGCACTTTTTAATGACTATTTTTTCACATAGCGATGGTCTTCTGTAgttattttacagattttgaaCGCGCCTTTATGTGTCAGAATTACAATCTATATTTGGGTACGACCAGGATTAATCGTGTTACTATTTGGGTGTAATAGATCACATTATTTATGACCATTTCGAttgttaaatgtatatttaaggGCTTATGGAAAATTTGGTAGATGAGGTATAGGTAATTGTGTCAATAAACGacatagatttttgttttagtatctcataatgaaataatttgtcTGGCATTGAAAACAGCGCTAATATTGCGTTGTGTATATACTCAACATGCAGTACAATGCATTCTTTGAAAAAATGAATTCGACTTGTTACATAATAATGTCGAATGTTCTGGTTAGAATACGAGACAGACAATGCTTGAAATATGTCAGTCATACATATTACACTTTGAATAACAAAGAGGTAAACGGGTTTTTAAAGTACTATTTGCAAttgtcattaaaaaatgttatatgataataaatcaaaagctatatttatattttaagatattattaattttggtaGTTTGTTAAACAATACAAAAGCACGAAATttattgcatgtttttttttgtgttgtacTTCTCATTAGGGtaatatatcattattttatagATGTAACCTGCCTCTACTTTAGCATTGTCTCACCTCGAATGAACTGAACTGATTCTTTTAAGAGATATGCACTGGTGTGCTAATGTTCTTTGCATGTTGTAATCAACTTACAAATTGTTTGAAGAGGTTTAATTCCCTTTAACATTTAAAAGGAATGcaatatgcaaataaaaaactctctttttgtttaaaaacatacatgtacatgcatatcGTATCTCCTTAGccaaacaccattattttaaaCTACGTAATATAGATTCTCTTCTTAAAGTGTTTGACACAGTATGATGAATTTGCTTTTTTATGTTAAACTGTGAAGTATGAGTGTTTGTATAAGAATCTGTTATATCGGTTTTATATTTGCACATCCGTAAAACATTACATCGGTTGAGAATAACAGTATTTGAAGTTGGTTAGTCTCATTTTTCTACAGGGGAACACCCATAAACAGAATGGCTTTCTTGTGTAACGACATGAGAaagtactttttattttgagaaaatgaaGTTTGTGTccttttgatttaaatatgttcactacttttaaaatttaccatTTCTAAGAACAGATTTCCCGTTATAAGCATCTTTTCTGCATAAAAATGGATTCGTTCCTCAAATTATTAGCTTTCTTGTCTCATACTATCATGCACAAAACTTAAATGAAATCTGTTTATTTCACCTACCGTTATTTCACCTACTCCCAAAATTTCTTTTGGAATTGACGTTTTTGGAGAAAATAGAGCAATTATCATACCTTTGTGTGATTTTTCAAACGCACTACAGTATTctaaactgaaattaaaatgttgtattttggCTATTCTGTTTATATTAATCACTCGTTCTTCAATGCCATTGAAAGTATCAAGACCCAAAACAGCATGTGACTCAAAGCAAATTTCATCACAATTCCATCATCTTGAAACATTATCATATGTATTGCTTGGAAAGAATAATAAACGTTTCATactaatttttaatgttttattttgtagtgGAAATGGCATCGAGCTATTTACTGGACGATTCGTGTTATAATGGCAGCATATGCTCTCGGAGCTGTAATGACAGTCTATGTGATGTCCGTCGGAGAAAAACATGTAGTTCTTGTGTATTTAACCATTTGGACATTCACATTGCTTACAATACATCTATGGATAGCAACAGTCATAACAATATTCTACAGACCAACTATGAATAAATCTGGTGAGAAAATGCATGGTGTTACAAATCCTGATTTTCTACCTTCAAGTGTTGAAAGTACTCTGTCACAAACAGCAGACTCGAACAGAAACAACATAGAAGAAGATAAAAGATATATTCCTTGGTTCCTAAAATTGTCATGGTTGCTTGGAGATGTCGTGTTATCGTTTGAAATTGTGGTTTCAATAATttactttgtatttttatttccgGATAAggaaaacaggggtgtgttaaTCAACGACATGAATATGCATGCCATGAATACAGTGTTTgtgttgattgatttttttataagtgcAAGACCTGTTTATTTGCTGCATGTAATTTACCCAATTATATATGGAACTATCTATGCTATATTTAGTGCCATTTACTGGACACAAGACCACGTGAACAATGTACTATATTCTGTTCTAGACTGGAATAGTCCAGGTAATGCTGTTGGTCTGGTAGTGATTTTAGCTGTTGTCATTCTACCTTTGTTTCAACTTATATTTTTTGGATTGCATCGTTTGAAGTTGAAAATctattatcatttatataagaCGACATAGGTTTAAAACATTTGGTCTGTGAATTCTTTTCGGAGATTAGCCCAACCCTGTCGAATCTTTTCGAAGACATAATGTCGGTTTTCATTAGTACGAAAATCCGCTCAGTCCCTATTACTTCTTTTCTTCGAAGATCTGCCCTGTCCCTGTCGTTTCCTTGTTTAAAGAACATTTGCGTAGGTAGTCCCTGAAGGTTCGTTTTGAAGAGACGCCCAGTCCCAGTCGTTTATTTTCCAACATGTTCATAGTCTCCCATTTCTGTGGCAACTAGGAAACTTGTTTGAAAAAGTCATTTGCCACCACTACCATTTGTTAGTTTATAACATTGTCATCGATGATATGAAGCTTGTTCCTATAGTTCAATACTATTATACACTTTTGTCATCCCGGTGCCATGCATAGCTTTAGTAGTTtcagttttgctcattgtttcaGCTAATACGATGACATGGAGTTGTTCACATACTTGTTTTGTTGTCCTGCGAGGAATGCTGACTGCCAATAAGCCTGGTAACTATCTTTTTAGAACATCAGGACAAGGATTACAACAATTACAGTTCTCGTTTTAGAtattgttgttcggtgtgaaccaaggctccgtatataaggccgtactttgacatataatggtttacctttataaattgttatttggatggagagttgtctcattggcactcacaccatatctt is a genomic window of Mytilus trossulus isolate FHL-02 chromosome 1, PNRI_Mtr1.1.1.hap1, whole genome shotgun sequence containing:
- the LOC134707023 gene encoding protein rolling stone-like isoform X1, whose amino-acid sequence is MCDIFKAEFKLKNFRFPCSKPEALYTCQWKWHRAIYWTIRVIMAAYALGAVMTVYVMSVGEKHVVLVYLTIWTFTLLTIHLWIATVITIFYRPTMNKSGEKMHGVTNPDFLPSSVESTLSQTADSNRNNIEEDKRYIPWFLKLSWLLGDVVLSFEIVVSIIYFVFLFPDKENRGVLINDMNMHAMNTVFVLIDFFISARPVYLLHVIYPIIYGTIYAIFSAIYWTQDHVNNVLYSVLDWNSPGNAVGLVVILAVVILPLFQLIFFGLHRLKLKIYYHLYKTT
- the LOC134707023 gene encoding uncharacterized protein LOC134707023 isoform X2, which produces MCDIFKAEFKLKNFRFPCSKPEALYTCQWKWHRAIYWTIRVIMAAYALGAVMTVYVMSVGEKHVVLVYLTIWTFTLLTIHLWIATVITIFYRPTMNKSD